CCCTAACACTTAGCACTCATCGTTTACGGCATGGACTACCAGGGTATCTAATCCTGTTTGCTCCCCATGCTTTCGCGCCTCAGCGTCAGTTACAGACCAGAAAGCCGCCTTCGCCACTGGTGTTCCTCCACATCTCTACGCATTTCACCGCTACACGTGGAATTCCGCTTTCCTCTTCTGTACTCAAGCCTTCCAGTTTCCAATGACCTTCCACGGTTAAGCCGTGGGCTTTCACATCAGACTTAAAAGGCCGCCTGCGCGCGCTTTACGCCCAATAATTCCGGACAACGCTTGCCACCTACGTATTACCGCGGCTGCTGGCACGTAGTTAGCCGTGGCTTTCTAATGAGGTACCGTCAAGGTACAGGCAGTTACTCCTATACTTGTTCTTCCCTCACAACAGAGCTTTACGATCCGAAAACCTTCTTCGCTCACGCGGCGTTGCTCCATCAGACTTTCGTCCATTGTGGAAGATTCCCTACTGCTGCCTCCCGTAGGAGTCTGGGCCGTGTCTCAGTCCCAGTGTGGCCGATCACCCTCTCAGGTCGGCTACGCATCGTCGCCTTGGTAAGCCGTTACCTCACCAACTAGCTAATGCGCCGCGGGCCCATCCCGTAGTGACAGCATAGCCGTCTTTCAGAGTTCCTTCATGCGAAGGAACTAATTATTCGGTATTAGCCCCGGTTTCCCGGAGTTATCCCCAACTACAGGGCAGGTTGCCCACGTGTTACTCACCCATCCGCCGCTAACAAAGGAAGAAACAAGTTTCTTCCTCGTCCGCTCGACTTGCATGTATTAGGCACGCCGCCAGCGTTCGTCCTGAGCCAGGATCAAACTCTCCATAATAGAGAAATTCGATTAGCTCGATTTCTTTGCTGGCATCCTTAAGATGTCCATTTGAATCCGAAGATTCGTTTCCTACAAACCAACAAGTTGATTTGTAGTTGTTATATCTTGACGTTTTGCTGTTCAGTTTTCAAGGTTCATATTATAGAAGAAACTTTTCATCGTTCCTCCCGGCTGCTTCTTTCGTTATTCCGAAGCAACTCTTATATCATATCAAGTATTAAACTTGATGTCAACAACTTTTTTTAAATTTCTTTTTTAGTTGTTTTTGTTATTTGTGTTGCTCGAATTGGCAACGTTAATAACTATACCACCTTATTTTCTAGAATGCAACCCCTATTTATAAAATAAATGCAATCGCACAAATTGAAGCGAGACCTGGAATGCCAAGTATCGTAATAACAAGCCCTGACACAATGTTAACCGGGACAAAAACGCCAAAGAAACCTGCGACTACGTTTAAAATAAAAAGAGCTAGAAAGGAAAAAGCAAGACGGAACCAATAGATTGATATAAACTCGAACATATTTTTCACACGCTTCTTGTCCATTACTAATAGGAACAATATAAATCCAACGATAAAAGTACTAATGGCTGCTTTCATGAGGAACACTCCTTTTTATGTGAATGCTCCATCATACGCAACCAAATGAAAATATATTAGTCTCTACCTAAATTTCTTACCTTTGCTTCCTTATATAGATAGAAATGTCTACTCTCTGTTATTTTACGCCGTATGAAAACTTCTTGGTCATAATCATCAAGATGGTTTTCAATGAACTTCGCTTGTTCCCATT
This window of the Sporosarcina ureilytica genome carries:
- a CDS encoding pro-sigmaK processing inhibitor BofA family protein — its product is MKAAISTFIVGFILFLLVMDKKRVKNMFEFISIYWFRLAFSFLALFILNVVAGFFGVFVPVNIVSGLVITILGIPGLASICAIAFIL
- a CDS encoding YaaL family protein, whose translation is MFKRKSKLKRIFDDKLRSLMTETRDEWEQAKFIENHLDDYDQEVFIRRKITESRHFYLYKEAKVRNLGRD